One window of the Sphaerochaeta associata genome contains the following:
- a CDS encoding MnhB domain-containing protein gives MKALTHSKIILTILILGLAILPVILSDAPWPVQARDYLFGNAKADTGADNTVSAIYLGYRAMDTLGETLVLLVSITGTMSILINLGRHKMDEEAVKFSLEPEKLPRHSLRTNLIEVVASKLGPIVLLFGFYVMLYGHISPGGGFQGGVILASGIVFLALGTELKTKLTNTIVLSRIESLSFLFLMLASISGVFFESGFFGNPVKTVQNLSPNFIILLNIIIGLKVGTSIAVMCIAMMGGSHDH, from the coding sequence ATGAAGGCTTTGACGCATTCAAAAATCATTCTGACCATCCTCATCCTGGGACTCGCCATCCTTCCGGTGATACTCAGCGATGCTCCCTGGCCGGTTCAGGCGCGCGACTATTTATTCGGCAATGCAAAAGCAGACACAGGCGCCGATAATACCGTAAGTGCAATCTATCTCGGCTACCGGGCCATGGATACACTGGGAGAGACGCTGGTACTGCTCGTTTCCATTACCGGAACCATGTCGATCCTGATCAATTTGGGCCGTCACAAGATGGATGAAGAGGCTGTCAAGTTCTCCCTCGAACCCGAAAAACTTCCCCGGCATTCGCTTCGGACAAACCTCATCGAGGTTGTGGCTTCCAAACTGGGTCCCATTGTCCTGCTCTTCGGGTTCTATGTTATGTTGTACGGTCACATCTCACCGGGAGGAGGCTTCCAGGGCGGGGTCATACTGGCCTCGGGTATTGTCTTTCTGGCATTGGGCACCGAGTTGAAAACCAAGCTGACCAATACCATCGTCCTTTCACGCATCGAGTCCCTGTCCTTCCTCTTTCTGATGCTCGCCTCGATCAGCGGAGTCTTCTTTGAGAGCGGATTCTTCGGCAACCCGGTCAAGACAGTGCAGAACCTCTCGCCGAACTTCATCATACTGCTGAACATCATCATCGGATTGAAAGTAGGTACGAGCATTGCCGTCATGTGCATCGCCATGATGGGAGGCAGCCATGATCATTGA
- a CDS encoding Na(+)/H(+) antiporter subunit B, whose protein sequence is MIMYILILSLILVLGIFTLASKDLLHSVIALSAISMLSALLFTILRAPDVAITEAAVGAGVSTVIFVWAIRHTQRRDKEES, encoded by the coding sequence ATGATCATGTATATCCTCATTCTCAGTCTCATTCTTGTCTTGGGAATTTTCACCTTGGCCAGCAAGGATCTATTGCACTCTGTTATTGCTCTCTCAGCCATAAGCATGCTCAGCGCATTGCTTTTCACGATTCTACGGGCCCCTGATGTGGCGATCACCGAGGCGGCCGTCGGAGCCGGTGTATCGACCGTCATTTTCGTTTGGGCCATTCGTCATACCCAAAGACGGGACAAGGAGGAGTCATGA
- a CDS encoding sodium:proton antiporter, whose protein sequence is MIIERILIFLLFLIGFSAIVAMRNIIKKIFGLNLMNAAVVLLFILEGSRIGSQAPILDDGIIHMVDPIPQALMLTAIVIGVCVSALSLALAVRLYQATGSLDIDVITKRLADEH, encoded by the coding sequence ATGATCATTGAACGAATCCTCATTTTCCTGCTCTTTTTGATTGGATTTTCCGCCATTGTTGCAATGCGCAACATCATCAAGAAAATCTTCGGATTGAATCTGATGAATGCGGCAGTCGTTCTGCTCTTCATCCTGGAAGGGAGCAGGATCGGCAGCCAGGCCCCCATCCTTGATGATGGCATTATCCACATGGTCGACCCGATTCCCCAGGCCCTCATGCTCACAGCCATTGTCATCGGGGTCTGTGTATCGGCACTCTCGCTCGCCCTTGCCGTACGCCTCTACCAGGCCACAGGATCACTTGATATCGATGTCATCACCAAGAGGTTGGCTGATGAGCATTGA